A stretch of the Enterobacteriaceae endosymbiont of Donacia proxima genome encodes the following:
- the rplL gene encoding 50S ribosomal protein L7/L12: protein MAITKKQIIEAIESMSIMDIMDLINSMEKKFGVSSVITSKQDNNQQEEKKEEQTEFSIHLKNIGNNKISVIKTVRNILNLGLKEAKDLVESAPVVLKESISKQEALDLESKLKISGAEIEIK from the coding sequence ATGGCCATAACCAAAAAACAAATCATAGAAGCTATAGAATCAATGTCTATTATGGATATAATGGATTTAATCAATTCTATGGAAAAAAAATTTGGTGTTTCTAGTGTAATAACAAGTAAACAAGATAATAATCAACAAGAAGAAAAAAAAGAAGAACAAACTGAATTTAGTATACATCTTAAAAATATAGGAAATAATAAGATTTCCGTTATAAAAACTGTTAGAAATATTTTAAATTTAGGATTAAAAGAAGCTAAAGATTTAGTAGAATCAGCTCCTGTAGTATTAAAAGAATCTATTTCTAAACAAGAAGCATTAGATTTAGAATCTAAATTAAAAATTTCTGGAGCAGAGATAGAAATTAAATAA
- the rplJ gene encoding 50S ribosomal protein L10, with product MSLNIKKKKMIVAKMSKINKRALSVVIANFCGVNNNNLNKLRKKSKNKNVTINIIRNKLLKLIIKGSSFECLDSLIHGPILVAYSFKHPGSAARLLKKFSKLDNNLIIKAASFNNKIINSENIDFLAELPTYKEAIIRFLLIIKDISIGRFYRILIAIKNIK from the coding sequence ATGTCATTAAATATTAAAAAAAAAAAAATGATTGTTGCAAAAATGAGTAAAATAAATAAACGTGCTTTATCAGTTGTTATTGCTAATTTTTGTGGTGTTAATAATAATAATTTAAATAAATTAAGAAAAAAAAGTAAAAATAAAAATGTTACTATAAATATTATAAGAAATAAATTATTAAAATTAATTATCAAAGGTAGTAGTTTTGAATGTTTAGATTCTTTAATACATGGTCCTATATTAGTAGCTTATTCGTTTAAACATCCTGGTTCTGCGGCTCGTTTACTAAAAAAATTTAGTAAATTAGATAATAATTTAATAATTAAAGCAGCATCATTTAATAATAAAATAATAAATAGTGAAAATATTGATTTTTTAGCTGAATTACCTACATATAAAGAAGCTATTATACGTTTTTTACTAATTATAAAAGATATTTCTATAGGTAGATTTTATAGAATCTTAATTGCGATTAAAAATATAAAATAA
- the rplA gene encoding 50S ribosomal protein L1, whose translation MIKLTKRMKLIHENINIKKQFSIIKAINNLKTLSKVKFIESIDIAIVLGINPKKTEQNIRGSVSLPYGTGKNIKIAVFADGKEAIQAKKLGVKLVGMDDLSKKIINGEKNFDIVISTPEAMDLVIKLGPILGPKGLMPNPKLGTITNNIDKTIKKIRDGQINFRNDKNGIIHTTIGKINFESKKIKENLKSLLKILKKYKPVQLKNNFFKKIYISSTMGLSLDITKDCINLIN comes from the coding sequence ATGATAAAATTAACAAAAAGAATGAAATTAATTCATGAAAATATAAACATTAAAAAACAATTTTCTATTATAAAAGCTATTAATAATCTTAAAACTTTAAGTAAAGTTAAATTTATTGAAAGTATTGATATTGCTATTGTTTTAGGTATAAATCCTAAAAAAACTGAACAAAATATTAGAGGAAGTGTATCCTTACCCTATGGTACTGGAAAAAATATTAAAATAGCAGTTTTTGCCGATGGTAAAGAAGCAATACAAGCTAAAAAACTAGGAGTGAAATTAGTTGGGATGGATGATCTATCAAAAAAAATTATTAATGGTGAAAAAAATTTTGATATAGTTATCTCTACTCCAGAAGCTATGGATTTAGTAATTAAATTAGGACCTATTTTAGGACCTAAAGGATTAATGCCTAATCCTAAATTAGGTACAATCACAAATAATATAGATAAAACAATTAAAAAGATACGTGACGGACAAATTAATTTTCGTAATGATAAAAATGGAATTATTCATACTACTATTGGTAAAATTAATTTTGAAAGTAAAAAAATTAAAGAAAATTTAAAAAGTTTATTGAAAATTTTAAAAAAATATAAACCAGTACAATTAAAAAATAACTTTTTTAAAAAAATATATATATCTTCTACTATGGGTTTATCTTTAGATATTACTAAAGATTGTATTAATTTAATTAATTAA
- the rplK gene encoding 50S ribosomal protein L11 yields the protein MIKKIKTYVKLQVPAGNANPSPPIGPALGQHGINIMNFCKNFNLKTNNLEKGMPIPVIITIYVDKTFTFITKTPPVSALIKKFLGIKKGANKPKKDKIGTITHDQIREIAKIKYIDMNGTNIESMMSSIKGTAISMGLIIQD from the coding sequence ATGATTAAAAAAATTAAAACTTATGTAAAATTACAAGTTCCAGCTGGTAATGCTAATCCTAGTCCTCCTATAGGTCCGGCATTAGGACAACATGGTATAAATATTATGAACTTTTGTAAAAATTTTAATTTAAAAACTAATAATTTAGAAAAAGGAATGCCTATACCAGTAATTATTACAATTTATGTTGATAAAACTTTTACATTTATAACTAAAACTCCTCCAGTATCTGCATTAATAAAAAAATTTTTAGGGATAAAAAAAGGAGCTAATAAACCGAAAAAAGATAAAATTGGAACAATTACACATGACCAAATTCGTGAAATTGCAAAAATAAAATATATTGACATGAATGGGACTAATATTGAATCTATGATGTCTTCTATAAAAGGGACTGCTATATCAATGGGTTTAATTATTCAGGATTAA
- the nusG gene encoding transcription termination/antitermination protein NusG, with the protein MDKSLKKKWYVIQARSGFEQRVVKSLKEYIKIHNMKYLFGKILVPTEAIIEIRRGQKYRSDRKFFPGYILIHMIMKELSWYLVRSVPKVLGFIGGTSDNPSPISDKEVNIIIERLQKIGDKPRPKTIFEPGEMIRVKDGPFSDFNGIVEEVDYEKNRLKVSVSIFGRSTPVDLDFRQVEKG; encoded by the coding sequence ATGGATAAATCTTTAAAAAAAAAATGGTATGTTATTCAAGCTCGTTCTGGTTTTGAACAACGTGTAGTTAAATCATTAAAAGAATATATTAAAATTCATAATATGAAATATTTATTTGGTAAAATTTTAGTACCTACTGAAGCTATAATTGAAATACGTAGAGGACAAAAATATAGAAGTGATCGTAAGTTCTTTCCGGGATATATATTAATACATATGATAATGAAAGAATTAAGTTGGTATTTAGTACGTAGTGTACCAAAAGTTTTAGGTTTTATCGGTGGAACATCTGATAATCCGTCTCCTATAAGTGATAAAGAAGTAAATATTATTATTGAACGTCTACAAAAAATTGGTGATAAACCTAGACCAAAAACAATATTTGAACCAGGAGAAATGATTAGAGTTAAAGATGGTCCTTTTTCTGATTTTAATGGCATAGTAGAAGAAGTAGATTATGAAAAAAATAGATTAAAAGTTTCAGTATCAATTTTTGGTAGATCTACTCCTGTAGATCTAGATTTTAGACAAGTAGAAAAAGGATAA
- the secE gene encoding preprotein translocase subunit SecE, with the protein MNIIKFKKNITVFIKWIISIILLTIIIVCNTIYQKMNLFIRLILSFFILTLMIFIILSTNKGKNLLSFIYNARIETYKVIWPSYKETWHTALIITIIVIIMSCLLYILDNFLIYVISYLTGTRS; encoded by the coding sequence ATGAATATTATAAAATTTAAAAAAAATATAACGGTTTTTATTAAATGGATTATCAGTATAATTTTGTTAACTATTATTATAGTATGTAATACTATTTATCAAAAAATGAATTTATTTATTCGTTTAATTTTATCTTTTTTTATATTAACTTTAATGATTTTTATTATTTTATCTACAAATAAAGGTAAAAATTTATTATCTTTTATATATAATGCACGCATAGAAACTTATAAAGTTATATGGCCTTCTTATAAAGAAACTTGGCATACAGCTTTAATTATAACTATTATTGTTATAATAATGTCATGTTTACTTTATATATTAGATAATTTTTTAATCTATGTAATATCATATTTAACTGGAACGAGGTCATAA
- the tuf gene encoding elongation factor Tu — translation MSKEKFKRSKPHINVGTIGHVDHGKTTLTAAITTVLSKKYGGSAKAFDQIDNAPEEKARGITINTSHVEYDTKYRHYAHVDCPGHADYVKNMITGAAQMDGAILVVAATDGPMPQTREHILLARQVGVPYIIVFLNKCDLVNDEELLELVEMEVRDLLTHYNFPGDTTPIIQGSALKALEGDKVWEKKIIELSNELDNYIPNPIRKIDKPFLLPIEDVFSISGRGTVVTGRVERGIIKVGEEVEIIGIRNTIKSICTGVEMFRKLLDEGRAGENVGILLRGIKREDIERGQVLAKPGSITPHTKFEAEVYILSKDEGGRHTAFFKGYRPQFYFRTTDVTGTIELPSNIEMVMPGDNINMIVTLIHPIAMSNGLRFAIREGGRTVGAGVVTKVLK, via the coding sequence GTGTCTAAAGAAAAATTTAAACGTTCTAAACCTCATATTAATGTAGGTACTATAGGACATGTTGATCACGGGAAAACAACATTAACAGCAGCTATAACAACTGTTTTATCAAAAAAATATGGTGGTTCTGCAAAAGCTTTTGACCAAATTGATAATGCACCAGAAGAAAAAGCAAGAGGTATAACTATAAATACATCTCATGTTGAATATGATACAAAATATCGTCATTATGCTCATGTTGATTGTCCAGGACATGCAGATTATGTAAAAAACATGATTACAGGAGCTGCTCAAATGGATGGAGCAATATTAGTAGTTGCAGCAACAGATGGACCTATGCCACAAACAAGAGAACATATTTTATTAGCTAGACAAGTAGGAGTCCCTTATATTATAGTATTTCTTAATAAATGTGATTTAGTTAATGATGAAGAATTGTTAGAATTAGTAGAAATGGAAGTACGTGATTTATTAACACATTATAATTTTCCTGGAGATACAACTCCTATTATTCAAGGATCTGCTTTAAAAGCATTAGAAGGAGATAAAGTATGGGAAAAAAAAATTATTGAATTATCTAATGAATTAGATAATTATATACCAAATCCTATAAGAAAAATTGATAAACCTTTCTTATTGCCGATAGAAGACGTTTTTTCTATTTCAGGACGAGGTACTGTAGTAACTGGAAGAGTAGAAAGAGGTATTATAAAAGTAGGAGAAGAAGTAGAAATTATAGGTATTAGAAATACTATTAAATCTATTTGTACTGGAGTAGAAATGTTTCGTAAATTACTAGATGAGGGACGTGCTGGTGAAAATGTAGGCATTTTACTCCGAGGTATTAAAAGAGAAGATATAGAAAGAGGTCAAGTTTTAGCAAAACCAGGATCAATTACACCACATACAAAATTTGAAGCAGAAGTTTATATCTTATCAAAAGATGAAGGTGGAAGACATACAGCCTTTTTTAAAGGATATCGTCCTCAATTCTATTTTAGAACTACAGATGTTACAGGCACTATAGAATTACCATCTAATATTGAAATGGTAATGCCTGGAGATAACATCAATATGATTGTAACATTAATTCATCCTATAGCTATGTCTAATGGTTTACGTTTTGCTATTCGTGAAGGAGGACGTACTGTAGGAGCAGGTGTAGTTACAAAAGTATTAAAATAG
- the fusA gene encoding elongation factor G, producing the protein MSRITPIKRYRNIGISAHIDAGKTTTTERILFYTGVNHKIGEVHDGAATMDWMEQEQERGITITSAATTAFWSGMFNQYKSHRINIIDTPGHVDFTIEVERSMRVLDGVVMIYCAVGGVQPQSETVWRQANKYKVPRIAFINKMDRMGANFVKVIKQIQNNLLTEAIPLQLPIGSEERFTGVIDLIQMKALNWSEKNQGINCNYINIPKNMEKEVQIWHQKLIETAVESDEILLEKYLNGNKISIKEIKFALRKRVLNNEITLITCGSAFKNKGVQALLDAIIDYLPSPRDIPPIQGISNNKSISIRNTDDNELFSALAFKIANDPFVGNLTFFRVYSGTVSSGEIIYNSIKKQKERIGRIVQMHANKREEIKKVYAGDIAAAIGLKNVTTGDTLCDINKCIILETMDFPEPVISIAIEPKTKIDQEKMGLALNRLVKEDPSLKTWTDKETNQTIIAGMGELHLEIIVDRMKREFNISAKIGKPQVSYRETIQNSITNVEGKYIKQTGGRGQYGHVVIDLSPLKTPKNNTGYLFTNDIKGGVIPNEYISAIDKSIQEQLKSGPMANYPVVNIAVRLHYGSYHDVDSSELAFKLAAAIAFKNAFKKANPILLEPIMKVEIETPEEYMGDVIGDLNRRRGIIEGMDNIPTGKTIRACVPLSEMFGYATDLRSYSQGRASYTMEFLKYTEAPNSITKVIIESRSKL; encoded by the coding sequence ATGAGTCGTATAACTCCTATAAAACGATATCGTAATATTGGTATTAGCGCACATATTGATGCCGGTAAAACTACTACAACTGAAAGAATTTTATTTTATACTGGAGTAAATCATAAAATAGGGGAAGTACATGATGGTGCAGCTACAATGGATTGGATGGAGCAAGAACAAGAAAGAGGTATTACTATTACTTCTGCAGCTACAACAGCATTTTGGTCAGGAATGTTTAATCAATATAAATCACATAGAATAAATATTATTGATACTCCAGGACATGTAGATTTTACAATTGAAGTAGAACGTTCCATGAGAGTATTAGATGGTGTAGTTATGATTTATTGTGCTGTAGGTGGGGTGCAACCCCAATCAGAAACAGTATGGCGACAAGCTAATAAATATAAAGTACCTAGAATTGCTTTTATAAATAAAATGGACAGAATGGGCGCAAATTTTGTAAAAGTTATAAAACAAATACAAAATAATTTATTAACAGAAGCAATACCGTTACAATTACCTATTGGATCTGAAGAACGATTTACTGGCGTAATTGATTTAATACAGATGAAAGCATTAAATTGGAGTGAAAAAAATCAAGGAATTAATTGTAATTATATTAATATACCTAAAAATATGGAAAAAGAAGTTCAAATATGGCATCAAAAATTAATAGAAACAGCAGTAGAATCTGATGAAATATTATTAGAAAAATATTTAAATGGTAATAAAATATCTATAAAAGAAATAAAATTTGCTTTAAGGAAAAGAGTTTTAAATAATGAAATTACTTTAATTACATGTGGATCAGCTTTTAAAAATAAAGGAGTACAAGCATTATTAGATGCGATAATTGATTATTTACCATCTCCTAGAGATATTCCTCCCATTCAAGGAATATCTAATAATAAAAGTATATCAATACGTAATACTGATGATAATGAATTATTTTCAGCATTAGCTTTTAAAATAGCTAATGATCCTTTTGTTGGGAACTTAACTTTTTTTAGAGTATATTCTGGAACGGTTAGTAGTGGAGAAATTATATATAATTCGATAAAAAAACAAAAAGAACGTATTGGTCGAATAGTTCAAATGCATGCTAATAAAAGAGAAGAAATTAAAAAAGTTTATGCAGGAGATATAGCTGCTGCTATTGGATTAAAAAATGTAACAACAGGAGATACATTATGTGATATTAATAAATGTATTATTCTTGAAACAATGGATTTCCCTGAACCTGTTATTTCTATTGCTATAGAACCTAAAACTAAAATAGATCAAGAAAAAATGGGTTTAGCTTTAAATCGTCTTGTTAAAGAAGATCCTTCTTTAAAAACTTGGACTGATAAAGAAACTAATCAAACTATTATAGCAGGAATGGGTGAATTACATTTAGAAATAATTGTAGATAGAATGAAAAGAGAATTCAATATATCTGCTAAAATTGGGAAACCTCAAGTTTCTTATCGTGAGACTATACAAAATAGTATTACTAATGTAGAGGGTAAATATATAAAACAAACAGGTGGAAGAGGACAATATGGTCATGTTGTAATAGATCTTTCCCCATTAAAAACTCCAAAAAATAATACAGGTTATTTATTTACTAATGATATAAAAGGTGGTGTAATACCTAATGAATATATATCGGCTATAGATAAAAGTATTCAAGAACAACTAAAATCAGGTCCTATGGCAAATTATCCTGTAGTAAATATTGCTGTTAGACTTCATTATGGATCTTATCATGATGTAGATTCTTCTGAATTAGCTTTTAAATTAGCTGCAGCTATTGCATTTAAAAATGCTTTTAAAAAAGCTAATCCTATTTTACTTGAACCTATAATGAAGGTAGAAATTGAAACACCTGAAGAATATATGGGAGATGTTATTGGGGATTTAAATCGTAGAAGAGGAATTATAGAAGGTATGGATAATATCCCTACTGGAAAAACCATTAGGGCTTGTGTGCCATTATCCGAAATGTTTGGTTATGCTACTGATTTACGTTCTTATAGTCAAGGAAGAGCATCTTATACCATGGAATTTTTAAAATATACTGAAGCACCTAATAGTATTACAAAAGTAATTATTGAATCTAGATCTAAATTATAA
- the rpsG gene encoding 30S ribosomal protein S7, whose amino-acid sequence MPRRRIVSQRKISPDPQFESDLLAKFINIIMVNGKKSIAEFIVYSALNKVTKKIGKKEIDIFLNALENIKPVVEVKSRRVGGSTYQVPVEIRPTRRNTLAIRWLVNSARKRQEKSMILKLTNEILDALENKGNAVKKKEEIHKMAEANKAFAHYRW is encoded by the coding sequence ATGCCTCGTAGACGTATAGTTAGTCAACGAAAAATATCACCAGATCCTCAATTTGAGTCAGATTTATTAGCTAAATTTATTAATATAATTATGGTAAATGGTAAAAAATCTATTGCAGAATTTATTGTTTATTCAGCTTTAAATAAAGTTACAAAAAAAATAGGTAAAAAAGAAATAGATATTTTTTTAAATGCATTAGAAAATATTAAACCTGTAGTAGAAGTAAAATCAAGAAGAGTAGGTGGTTCAACTTATCAAGTACCAGTAGAAATAAGACCTACTAGAAGAAATACTTTAGCTATACGCTGGTTAGTTAATTCTGCAAGAAAAAGACAAGAAAAATCTATGATTCTAAAATTAACTAATGAAATACTAGATGCTTTAGAAAATAAAGGAAATGCTGTTAAAAAAAAAGAAGAAATACACAAAATGGCTGAAGCTAATAAAGCATTTGCTCATTATCGTTGGTAA
- the rpsL gene encoding 30S ribosomal protein S12 — protein sequence MATINQLVRKNRSRKIIKTNVPALNFCPQKRGVCTKVYTTTPKKPNSALRKVCRVRLTNGFEVTSYISGEGHNLQEHSVILIRGGRVKDLPGVRYHTIRGTLDCIGVKDRKKGRSKYGVKKPK from the coding sequence ATGGCAACAATTAATCAATTAGTTCGTAAAAATAGATCTCGTAAAATTATTAAAACTAATGTCCCAGCTTTAAATTTTTGTCCACAAAAAAGAGGAGTTTGTACAAAAGTTTATACAACAACTCCTAAAAAACCTAATTCTGCTTTAAGAAAAGTATGTAGAGTAAGATTAACAAATGGTTTCGAAGTAACTTCTTATATTTCAGGTGAAGGACATAATTTACAAGAACATTCTGTAATTTTAATTAGAGGAGGAAGAGTAAAAGATCTTCCTGGAGTTAGATATCATACTATTAGAGGTACTTTAGATTGTATTGGCGTTAAAGATCGTAAAAAAGGAAGATCAAAATATGGTGTTAAAAAACCTAAATAA
- the tusB gene encoding sulfurtransferase complex subunit TusB, producing MLYTLFSSPTSCNFSLLLNILNKNDDLLLIQDGVLAGLKNSLYIKKIIKIKQKMKLLIFAINNDILARGLNSDISDKIIRIDYKKFVYLIIKHQKQIVW from the coding sequence ATGTTATATACCTTATTCAGTTCTCCAACATCTTGTAATTTTTCTTTATTATTAAATATTTTAAATAAAAATGATGATCTACTCCTTATCCAGGATGGAGTATTAGCTGGATTAAAAAATAGTTTATATATTAAAAAAATTATTAAAATCAAACAAAAAATGAAACTATTAATTTTTGCTATAAATAATGATATATTAGCTAGAGGTTTAAATTCAGATATTTCAGATAAAATTATACGAATAGATTACAAAAAATTTGTTTATTTAATAATAAAACATCAAAAACAAATAGTATGGTAA
- the tusC gene encoding sulfurtransferase complex subunit TusC codes for MNKIAFIFTKSPYGNFIGKEGLDIILSISSFTEDIALFFIGDGILQIYYKQNTKNFLLNNYNISFNILKLCNINNYYICSKSIKNLGMENNKKNHWILPIKIINPLIWKKKIDNYDIIINF; via the coding sequence ATGAATAAAATAGCATTTATATTTACAAAATCTCCATATGGTAATTTTATCGGTAAAGAGGGACTCGATATAATTCTTTCTATATCCTCATTCACTGAGGATATAGCTTTATTTTTTATAGGAGATGGAATTTTACAAATATATTATAAACAAAATACAAAAAATTTTTTATTAAATAATTATAATATTAGTTTTAATATTTTAAAACTTTGTAATATTAATAATTATTATATTTGTTCAAAATCTATAAAAAATTTAGGAATGGAAAATAATAAAAAAAATCATTGGATTTTGCCTATTAAAATTATAAATCCTTTAATATGGAAAAAAAAAATTGATAATTATGATATAATTATCAACTTCTAA
- the tusD gene encoding sulfurtransferase complex subunit TusD, whose translation MIFVIFITTAPYNTQNSYSAYSFIKAVIEEKQIVKDIFFYSDGVSNSNKNIYFSENEFNLINHWKKLNIKYHINLYLCITSAQKRGLITKNNYYKNSLLNHKKKYDIIDDTFKITTLSTFTRSILTCDRLVQF comes from the coding sequence ATGATCTTTGTAATATTTATAACAACAGCTCCATATAACACACAGAATTCTTATTCTGCATATTCATTTATTAAAGCAGTAATAGAAGAGAAACAAATAGTAAAAGATATATTTTTTTACAGTGATGGTGTTTCTAACTCTAATAAAAATATTTATTTTAGTGAAAATGAATTTAATTTAATTAATCATTGGAAAAAATTAAATATAAAATATCATATAAATTTATATTTATGCATTACCTCTGCACAAAAAAGAGGTTTAATAACAAAAAATAACTATTATAAAAATAGTTTATTAAATCATAAAAAAAAATATGATATTATTGATGATACATTTAAAATAACTACTTTAAGTACATTTACAAGATCTATATTAACTTGTGATCGTTTAGTCCAATTTTAA
- the fkpA gene encoding FKBP-type peptidyl-prolyl cis-trans isomerase produces the protein MKFFTKKKSMFIILILSICLNIFNANASTLKNVSWWKNKEKTEKITKKKYNIENKKQKKFFKNDNDKIAYSLGITIGKYLTRTFQIQKKLKIVLNRKFILQGVSDALDKKYKLSNNEIDRVLQLYDANVKAFSPDEIQEEIKNNGNIGKKYIQKILKEKGFKKTNTGLVYKIHKIGSGKKITNNNQIIVIKYTGKLIDGTEFDSTEKNKPLSICLKQVISGWKEGLKYIKKGGKITLIIPPKLAYGLEIISSIPANSTLRFEIELLDIKNSVSS, from the coding sequence ATGAAATTTTTTACTAAAAAAAAATCAATGTTTATTATATTAATTTTAAGTATTTGTTTAAATATATTTAATGCAAATGCATCTACATTAAAAAATGTATCATGGTGGAAAAATAAAGAAAAAACCGAAAAAATTACAAAAAAAAAATATAATATAGAAAATAAAAAACAAAAAAAATTTTTTAAAAACGATAACGATAAAATTGCATATTCTTTAGGAATAACAATAGGAAAATACTTAACACGTACATTCCAAATACAAAAAAAATTAAAAATAGTATTAAATAGGAAATTTATTCTTCAAGGTGTATCTGATGCACTTGATAAAAAATATAAACTTTCTAATAATGAAATTGATAGAGTACTTCAGTTATATGACGCCAATGTAAAAGCTTTTAGTCCTGATGAAATTCAAGAAGAAATTAAAAATAATGGTAATATAGGTAAAAAATATATTCAAAAAATCTTAAAAGAAAAAGGTTTTAAAAAAACAAATACTGGATTAGTGTATAAAATACATAAAATTGGTAGTGGTAAAAAAATTACTAATAATAATCAAATAATTGTTATAAAATATACAGGAAAATTAATCGATGGTACTGAATTTGATAGTACTGAAAAAAATAAACCTTTATCTATATGTTTAAAACAAGTAATATCAGGTTGGAAAGAAGGTTTAAAATATATCAAAAAAGGTGGTAAAATAACATTAATTATTCCTCCAAAATTAGCTTATGGTTTAGAAATTATTTCTAGTATACCAGCAAATTCAACTTTAAGATTTGAAATTGAACTTTTAGACATAAAAAATTCAGTATCTAGTTAA
- the asd gene encoding aspartate-semialdehyde dehydrogenase has translation MKNVGFIGWRGMVGSVLIKRMIKKKDFSNINAIFFSTSQYGKLIPHFYIKNKFLKLENAYSFEKLFELDIILTCQGSEYTNKIYFQLRKIGWKGYWIDAASNLRTLNESVIVLDPINLQHIKKKLDSGIKTFVGGNCTVSLMLMALGGLFKNNLIDWISVSTYQAASGAGSKFMKELILQMEYIYQKISSLINDSSINILDIEQEISEQMYSFNLPKQYFKVPLINSLIPWIDKKIKNTDQTKEEWKGQFETNKILNTNKIIPIDSICVRIPTLRSHSQSFTIKLNKNLSVNNIKSIINENNSWVKIISNNFDETIKFLTPSFVSGKLDINVGRIKKLNIDKNCFSIFSVGDQLLWGASEPLRRMLKLLI, from the coding sequence ATGAAAAATGTAGGATTTATTGGTTGGAGAGGAATGGTAGGTTCTGTTCTTATAAAAAGAATGATAAAAAAAAAAGATTTTAGTAATATTAATGCTATTTTTTTTTCTACTTCACAATATGGTAAACTTATACCTCATTTTTATATAAAAAATAAATTTTTAAAATTAGAAAATGCTTATAGTTTTGAAAAATTATTTGAATTAGATATAATTTTAACATGTCAAGGAAGTGAATATACAAATAAAATTTATTTTCAATTACGTAAAATAGGTTGGAAAGGATATTGGATAGATGCAGCTTCTAATTTAAGAACTTTAAATGAATCTGTTATTGTTTTAGATCCTATTAATTTACAACATATAAAAAAAAAACTAGATTCAGGTATAAAAACATTTGTTGGAGGTAATTGTACTGTTAGTTTAATGTTAATGGCTTTAGGTGGTTTATTTAAAAATAATTTAATTGATTGGATTTCTGTTTCTACTTATCAAGCTGCATCCGGTGCTGGTTCAAAATTTATGAAAGAACTTATATTACAAATGGAATATATATACCAAAAAATATCTTCTTTAATCAATGATTCTTCAATAAATATTTTAGATATAGAACAAGAAATTTCAGAACAAATGTATTCTTTTAACTTACCTAAACAATATTTTAAAGTTCCTTTAATTAATAGTTTAATTCCCTGGATAGACAAAAAAATAAAAAATACTGATCAAACAAAAGAAGAATGGAAAGGACAGTTTGAAACTAATAAAATTTTAAATACAAATAAAATTATTCCAATTGATAGTATTTGTGTAAGAATACCTACTTTACGTTCACATAGTCAATCATTTACAATTAAATTAAATAAAAATTTATCAGTAAATAATATCAAAAGTATTATTAATGAAAATAATAGTTGGGTTAAAATTATATCAAATAATTTTGATGAAACTATCAAATTTCTTACACCTTCTTTTGTTAGTGGAAAATTAGACATTAATGTAGGAAGAATAAAAAAATTAAATATAGACAAAAATTGTTTTTCTATTTTTTCCGTAGGAGATCAATTATTATGGGGCGCTTCAGAACCATTAAGAAGAATGTTAAAATTATTAATTTAA